The Desulfosporosinus acidiphilus SJ4 genome has a window encoding:
- the rplM gene encoding 50S ribosomal protein L13: MTTFFAKAQDQERKWYIIDAAGIPLGRIATEAARLLRGKHKPTFTPNVDTGDHVIIINAEKLLLTGNKLNAKVYRRHSGFPGGLKEIPYKKLMKTMPERAMEHAVKGMLPHNKLGAQMYTKLKVYKGETHPHQAQQPEVWTIQ; encoded by the coding sequence ACGTTTTTTGCAAAGGCGCAGGACCAAGAGCGCAAATGGTATATCATTGACGCCGCAGGTATTCCCTTGGGTCGTATTGCTACAGAAGCAGCACGTCTCCTGAGAGGTAAACATAAACCGACCTTTACCCCGAACGTTGATACCGGGGATCACGTTATCATTATTAATGCTGAGAAATTATTACTTACGGGTAATAAATTAAATGCTAAAGTTTATCGTCGTCACTCTGGGTTTCCCGGTGGATTGAAAGAAATCCCCTACAAAAAATTAATGAAAACCATGCCTGAACGTGCTATGGAACATGCTGTCAAGGGAATGCTTCCTCATAACAAGTTGGGCGCCCAGATGTACACCAAACTGAAAGTGTACAAGGGGGAAACACATCCCCATCAAGCTCAACAACCTGAAGTCTGGACAATACAGTAG
- the cwlD gene encoding N-acetylmuramoyl-L-alanine amidase CwlD, producing the protein MKRIRVVTFQSRKVLSIGGVVLACLILAAAWKLESGDQKIWSWVLGNKVVVIDAGHGGVDPGAVGKNKVLEKDITLAVAKRLQAHIQQSGAKAIMVRDEDEDLGTSQGLLKRKREDLSQRIKLAMEAQADVYISIHANSFPNEKLTGAQIFYNSDSPEGKLLAQSIQEKLNLITNGKRVIKANNEIYVLKKAHQAAVTVEVGFLSNPSEEQLLTKPEYQEKLAVAIYQGLDDYFSKPAVKN; encoded by the coding sequence ATGAAACGGATTAGAGTTGTTACATTTCAATCTCGAAAGGTCCTGAGCATAGGCGGTGTTGTGTTGGCTTGTCTGATTCTCGCTGCGGCATGGAAATTGGAGAGCGGTGACCAAAAAATATGGAGCTGGGTTTTGGGTAATAAAGTAGTAGTTATTGATGCGGGTCATGGTGGTGTCGATCCCGGAGCTGTAGGAAAGAACAAGGTTCTGGAAAAGGACATCACCCTGGCAGTAGCAAAGCGTCTGCAAGCTCATATCCAGCAAAGCGGTGCCAAGGCAATTATGGTTCGCGATGAGGACGAGGATTTAGGCACTTCCCAAGGGCTATTAAAGCGGAAGCGAGAGGATTTAAGCCAGCGAATTAAACTGGCAATGGAAGCTCAAGCCGACGTATATATCAGCATTCACGCCAATAGTTTTCCGAATGAAAAGTTGACTGGGGCACAAATATTCTATAATTCCGATTCTCCTGAAGGGAAGTTATTAGCACAATCTATCCAAGAAAAACTAAATTTAATAACCAACGGCAAAAGAGTTATAAAAGCTAATAACGAGATCTATGTTCTGAAAAAGGCGCATCAAGCAGCAGTAACTGTAGAAGTAGGTTTTTTATCGAATCCCTCTGAAGAACAATTGTTAACAAAACCGGAGTATCAGGAGAAATTAGCAGTGGCGATTTATCAAGGGTTAGATGATTACTTTAGCAAACCAGCAGTCAAGAATTAA
- the rpsI gene encoding 30S ribosomal protein S9 has product MATQLQYAATGRRKNAIARVRLIPGEGKFIINQREVSEYFGKKTLEMIVQQPFNITDTLSKYDVIALAHGGGTTGQAGAIRLGIARALLKADASLRPSLKRAGFLTRDPRMKERRKYGLKKARKAPQFSKR; this is encoded by the coding sequence ATGGCAACTCAATTACAATATGCTGCAACAGGACGTCGTAAGAACGCAATCGCACGCGTTCGTCTTATTCCCGGTGAAGGAAAATTTATTATTAATCAACGGGAAGTATCGGAATACTTCGGTAAGAAAACTTTAGAAATGATTGTACAACAACCCTTTAATATAACGGATACCCTCTCCAAATATGATGTTATCGCACTTGCTCACGGAGGCGGAACTACCGGTCAAGCGGGAGCTATTCGTCTCGGGATTGCCCGCGCATTGCTGAAAGCAGATGCAAGTCTACGTCCAAGTTTAAAACGCGCTGGTTTCTTGACCCGTGACCCAAGAATGAAGGAACGTCGTAAATACGGCTTGAAGAAAGCTCGTAAAGCTCCTCAGTTCTCTAAACGTTAA